From a single Nostoc edaphicum CCNP1411 genomic region:
- the rsmH gene encoding 16S rRNA (cytosine(1402)-N(4))-methyltransferase RsmH, with amino-acid sequence MNRQLAIEEPTFSHLPVLPQEVIAGLAVSPGGHYLDTTVGGGGHSRLILAAAPDVKLTAIDQDEDALAAARKELAEFGDRVQFIYSNFADYEFPPNTFDGILADLGVSSYHLDQAERGFSFRQAANLDMRMDRGRSLTAADVINNWDEAELADIFFKYGEERLSRRIARRIVERRPLHTTTELADAIASSVPPKYRYGRIHPATRVFQALRIFVNDELKSLETFLDKAPNALVPGGRIAIISFHSLEDRPVKHGLRNSPLLKVLTKKPIIAQEEEIGKNPRSRSAKLRIAEKVLSVQ; translated from the coding sequence ATGAATCGTCAGCTAGCTATTGAAGAACCGACTTTTTCCCATCTACCAGTGTTACCGCAAGAAGTAATTGCAGGTCTAGCGGTATCTCCCGGAGGTCATTATCTTGATACGACGGTAGGCGGTGGAGGTCACAGCCGTTTGATTTTAGCAGCCGCACCAGATGTAAAATTAACGGCAATTGACCAAGATGAGGATGCTTTAGCAGCAGCGAGAAAAGAATTAGCAGAGTTTGGCGATCGCGTACAATTCATTTACAGCAATTTTGCTGACTACGAGTTTCCCCCCAACACTTTCGATGGTATCTTAGCCGATTTGGGGGTAAGTTCTTACCATTTAGACCAAGCAGAAAGGGGTTTCAGCTTTCGCCAAGCTGCAAATTTAGATATGCGAATGGATCGAGGGCGATCGCTAACTGCTGCTGATGTGATTAATAATTGGGATGAAGCAGAATTAGCAGATATTTTCTTTAAGTACGGTGAAGAGAGATTATCGCGGCGCATTGCTCGTCGTATTGTAGAACGGCGACCGTTGCACACGACTACAGAATTAGCTGATGCGATCGCTTCTTCAGTTCCCCCGAAATACCGTTATGGGAGAATTCACCCCGCTACTCGTGTTTTTCAAGCTCTGCGAATTTTCGTTAACGATGAGTTAAAATCCCTAGAAACCTTTTTAGATAAAGCACCAAATGCCCTTGTCCCTGGCGGCAGAATTGCAATTATCAGTTTTCACAGCCTAGAAGACCGCCCGGTGAAGCATGGTTTAAGAAATTCACCTTTATTAAAGGTATTGACAAAAAAACCAATTATTGCACAGGAAGAGGAAATTGGGAAAAATCCGCGATCGCGATCGGCCAAACTGAGGATAGCAGAAAAAGTTTTGAGTGTTCAGTAA
- a CDS encoding glycogen debranching protein, giving the protein MTIWVNEQIDPSGMIHACIATCNESQAKDCHDSFQSNLTEMQKAAGWVARLRTVDSWDEVPVNSLKLN; this is encoded by the coding sequence ATGACTATTTGGGTAAATGAGCAAATTGATCCGTCTGGGATGATTCATGCCTGTATTGCCACTTGTAATGAATCTCAAGCCAAAGATTGTCATGATTCCTTTCAAAGTAATTTGACTGAGATGCAAAAGGCAGCAGGTTGGGTAGCGCGATTGCGGACTGTCGATTCTTGGGATGAAGTGCCGGTGAATTCTTTAAAACTCAATTAA
- a CDS encoding methylmalonic aciduria and homocystinuria type D protein, producing MNYPKVYTSEQACPINLVGETGQAVQISIHAPSQYICANCERILPDWKRQPFLRVVIVLQQSRYQLVEKTAEVESEKERLREKFMRFGCDLAFNLRDRGYLTDLIDPRTGYPLLSHPGAIPHDDTAVVKALLNYPVIKNQCRVLIHPDWGAAVYPSILISEAPPIVIEWVTKGIASVHGWKEIDY from the coding sequence GTGAACTATCCCAAAGTTTACACTTCGGAGCAAGCCTGTCCCATTAATTTAGTTGGCGAAACAGGACAAGCGGTTCAAATTTCAATTCATGCTCCCAGTCAATATATCTGTGCCAACTGCGAACGGATATTACCAGATTGGAAACGGCAGCCATTTTTACGAGTAGTGATTGTCTTGCAACAATCGCGTTATCAATTAGTCGAAAAAACAGCAGAAGTAGAGTCAGAGAAAGAACGCCTGCGAGAAAAATTTATGAGATTTGGCTGTGATTTAGCATTTAATCTGCGCGATCGCGGCTATTTAACAGACCTGATCGACCCTCGTACAGGCTATCCTTTACTGTCCCATCCCGGAGCAATTCCTCATGATGACACAGCAGTTGTCAAAGCTTTGCTCAACTATCCAGTGATTAAAAATCAATGCCGTGTGTTAATTCATCCCGATTGGGGTGCAGCAGTTTATCCTAGCATTTTGATATCAGAAGCTCCCCCAATTGTGATCGAATGGGTTACAAAAGGCATAGCATCTGTGCATGGGTGGAAAGAAATTGATTATTAG
- a CDS encoding heme-dependent oxidative N-demethylase family protein: protein MSGRYEVKPGMIAFGSCLGNTQADQQVFQIDDNFTHYRQAKLLARGERLNKYYQTCNYSQAIAGAIARLIINRLTQEHPHHFYCQKSIDNTLKFHSQLTGETLYLDADWQLQQVEGSPVFPTYVSTLDALATQVQEDLTIICRSADGSNWLSAVHLCYPNHWSSEEKIGKDFAAIHAPVAGMEKINRRAGAIAHTMITHKPMVRFAWGLSTDTRLNHHPEPPPGISVSKWQGRSFDSQHPQLYLRIERQVIWGLPEYEAALFSIRTYFRDCGVVKKDPVLRSKLYAAIQSMTPESLVYKGLVDSKASILQWLEEA from the coding sequence ATGAGTGGACGCTACGAAGTCAAGCCGGGGATGATAGCTTTTGGTTCCTGTTTGGGTAACACTCAGGCTGATCAGCAGGTATTTCAAATTGATGATAATTTCACCCACTACCGTCAAGCTAAACTTTTAGCCCGTGGGGAACGGTTGAACAAGTACTATCAAACCTGCAATTATTCTCAGGCTATAGCAGGTGCGATCGCTCGTTTAATAATTAATCGCCTTACCCAAGAACATCCGCATCATTTTTACTGCCAAAAGTCAATAGATAACACCCTGAAATTCCACAGCCAACTTACCGGAGAAACTCTCTACCTAGATGCAGATTGGCAATTACAGCAAGTCGAGGGTAGTCCAGTTTTTCCAACTTACGTCTCTACTCTTGATGCTTTAGCAACGCAGGTACAGGAAGACCTGACAATTATTTGCCGTTCCGCTGATGGTAGCAACTGGCTGAGTGCAGTTCATCTCTGCTATCCTAACCACTGGTCATCCGAGGAGAAAATTGGCAAAGATTTCGCCGCAATCCATGCGCCTGTGGCGGGGATGGAAAAAATTAATCGGCGTGCAGGTGCGATCGCTCATACAATGATTACCCATAAACCAATGGTGCGCTTTGCTTGGGGTTTGAGTACCGACACTCGCCTTAACCACCATCCCGAACCACCGCCTGGTATATCAGTTAGTAAATGGCAAGGTAGAAGCTTTGATTCACAACATCCCCAGCTTTATCTGCGAATTGAGCGACAAGTTATTTGGGGACTACCGGAGTATGAAGCAGCCCTGTTTAGTATTCGTACTTACTTTAGAGATTGTGGTGTAGTTAAAAAAGACCCAGTGTTACGGTCTAAGCTGTATGCTGCAATTCAGTCAATGACACCAGAATCTTTAGTATACAAAGGTTTGGTAGACAGCAAGGCTAGTATTTTGCAGTGGCTAGAGGAGGCTTAA
- a CDS encoding potassium channel family protein, with product MTGAIALGGVFFIGTLWYCLVEGWSWEDAAYMTVITLATVGYSETHPLGSRGRLFTIALILLGVVNIGYIVNRFTEAIIQGYFQEGIRLQQQRRLMESLSEHYIICGFSRTGRQISKEFRAEDAPFVVIDADMESVQRAQAEGYTAYQGDATLDDTLLKVGIERAICIVAALPSDAENLYIVLSAKTLNTGIRVIARASTEEALQKLRRGGADEVISPYITGGKRMAAAALRPQVLDFVDGILTGADRQLYMEEFLLDPAFCPFVGQSLQKARLRSQSGALVLAIRRLDGTLIGGPTGDTVLMSGDRLIGMGTAEQLRSLNQILGPIGSQQLRRPKNS from the coding sequence ATGACAGGGGCGATCGCTCTTGGCGGTGTTTTCTTCATTGGCACTTTGTGGTACTGCTTAGTGGAGGGTTGGTCATGGGAAGATGCGGCTTACATGACAGTCATCACTCTCGCGACTGTGGGATATAGCGAGACACACCCACTCGGTAGTAGAGGACGGTTGTTTACAATAGCCCTGATTTTGTTGGGTGTAGTGAATATCGGTTACATTGTCAACAGATTTACAGAAGCGATCATTCAAGGCTACTTTCAAGAAGGAATTCGGCTACAACAACAGAGGCGGTTAATGGAATCCCTATCAGAACATTACATCATCTGTGGATTTAGTCGGACTGGTCGTCAAATTTCCAAGGAATTTCGGGCAGAAGACGCACCTTTTGTAGTGATTGATGCTGACATGGAATCTGTACAAAGGGCGCAGGCTGAAGGTTACACGGCATATCAAGGTGACGCTACCCTAGATGACACACTTTTGAAAGTTGGTATTGAACGGGCGATTTGTATTGTCGCAGCCCTCCCTTCAGATGCCGAAAATTTATATATTGTTTTATCAGCCAAAACCCTGAATACAGGAATTCGGGTGATTGCACGGGCAAGTACAGAAGAAGCTTTGCAGAAGTTACGACGCGGTGGCGCAGATGAAGTGATTTCCCCCTACATTACTGGTGGTAAGCGGATGGCTGCTGCGGCACTCAGACCCCAAGTGTTGGATTTTGTAGACGGGATTTTGACAGGTGCAGACCGTCAGTTGTATATGGAAGAATTTTTACTCGACCCGGCTTTTTGTCCCTTTGTTGGTCAGAGTTTGCAAAAAGCGAGATTGCGATCGCAATCTGGGGCGTTAGTTTTGGCAATTCGCCGTCTTGATGGGACTTTAATCGGTGGCCCCACTGGCGATACGGTTCTAATGTCGGGAGATCGGCTAATTGGTATGGGTACAGCTGAACAGTTGCGTAGCCTGAATCAAATTCTCGGGCCAATTGGTTCTCAGCAATTGCGGCGACCGAAAAATAGCTGA